In the genome of Streptomyces sp. Q6, the window AGTTCCGGAGAGCCTGTCTCACTGGGCCTCCCCGAGGTGCCGGTCCGACCGATCGCCGAGCGGCGCGTCAGCCGCCGGATCCAGGTCGGACCGGTGGCCGTGGGAGGCGGCGCGCCGGTGTCCGTGCAGTCGATGACGACGACACGGACGTCGGACATCGGGGCCACGCTGCAACAGATCGCCGAACTGACCGCCTCCGGCTGTCAGATCGTGCGGGTGGCGTGCCCCACGCAGGACGACGCCGACGCGCTCGCGACCATCGCGCGCAAGTCGCAGATCCCCGTCATCGCGGACATCCACTTCCAGCCGAAGTACGTGTTCGCCGCCATCGACGCCGGGTGTGCGGCGGTCCGTGTGAACCCGGGCAACATCAAGAAGTTCGACGACCAGGTGAAGCAGATCGCGCGGGCCGCCTCGGACGCGGGCACGCCGATCCGGATCGGGGTCAACGCGGGGTCGCTCGACCCCCGGCTGCTCCAGAAGTACGGCAGGGCGACACCGGAGGCGCTCGTCGAGTCCGCGCTGTGGGAGGCGTCGCTCTTCGAGGAGCACGGTTTCCGCGACATCAAGATCTCCGTGAAGCACAACGACCCCGTGGTGATGGTGAACGCCTACCGGCAGCTCGCCGCGGCGTGCGACTACCCCCTGCACCTCGGGGTCACGGAGGCGGGCCCCGCCTTCCAGGGCACCATCAAGTCCGCCGTCGCCTTCGGAGCGCTGCTCAGCGAGGGTATCGGCGACACCATCCGCGTCTCGCTGTCCGCGCCGCCCGCCGAGGAGTGCAAGGTGGGCATCCAGATCCTGGAGTCGCTCGGGCTGCGGCAGCGGCGCCTGGAGATCGTGTCCTGTCCGTCGTGCGGACGGGCCCAGGTCGACGTGTACAAGCTCGCCGACGAGGTGAGCGCCGGGCTCGACGGCATGGAGGTGCCGCTGCGCGTCGCCGTCATGGGATGCGTGGTGAACGGCCCCGGCGAGGCGCGCGAGGCGGATCTCGGCGTCGCGTCCGGCAACGGCAAGGGTCAGATCTTCGTGAAGGGCGAGGTCATCAAGACCGTCCCGGAGTCGAAGATCGTGGAGACGCTCATCGAGGAGGCGATGAAGATCGCCGAACAGATGGAGCAGGACGGCGTCGCGTCGGGGGCTCCCGACGTCACCGTGAGCTGAGTTCTGAAGTCCGAACGGGAAGGGGGCTCGAGCGTGACGATTCTGGAATCCATCCGGGGGCCGCGCGACCTGAAGTCGTTGAGCGAGGAGGAGCTCGGTGAACTGGCCGCTGAGATCAGGGAGTTCCTGATCCACGCGGTCGCCAGGACGGGCGGCCACCTCGGGCCCAACCTGGGCGTGGTGGAACTCTCCATCGCGCTGCACCGGGTCTTCGAGTCGCCGGTCGACCGGATCGTCTGGGACACCGGTCACCAGAGCTATGTGCACAAGATGTTGACGGGCCGTCAGGACTTTTCGAAGCTGCGCGGCAAGGGCGGCCTGTCCGGCTATCCGTCGCGCGAGGAGTCCGAGCACGACATCGTCGAGAACAGCCATGCCTCCACCGCCCTGGGATGGGCGGACGGCCTCGCCAAGGCGCGGCAGGTGCAGGGGGAGCGTGGGCACGTCGTCGCCGTCATCGGTGACGGTGCGCTGACCGGCGGCATGGCCTGGGAGGCGCTCAACAACATCGCGGCCGCCAAGGACCGCCCGCTGATCATCGTCGTCAACGACAACGAACGCTCCTACGCGCCGACCATCGGCGGCCTCGCCAACCACCTGGCGACGCTGCGCACCACCGACTCGTACGAGAAGGTGCTCGCCTGGGGCAAGGACGTGCTGCTCAGGACGCCGATCGTCGGGCACACCGTGTACGAGTCGCTGCACGGCGCCAAGAAGGGCTTCAAGGACGCGTTCGCACCGCAGGGCATGTTCGAGGATCTCGGCCTGAAGTACGTGGGGCCGATCGACGGACACGACATGGGCGCCATGGAGTCCGCGCTGCGCCGCGCGAAACGCTTCCACGGGCCGGTCCTCGTGCACTGCCTGACCGAGAAGGGGCGCGGCTACGAGCCGGCGCTCGCCGACGAGGCCGACCGGTTCCACACCGTCGGCGTCATGGACCCGCTGACCT includes:
- the ispG gene encoding flavodoxin-dependent (E)-4-hydroxy-3-methylbut-2-enyl-diphosphate synthase, which translates into the protein MSSGEPVSLGLPEVPVRPIAERRVSRRIQVGPVAVGGGAPVSVQSMTTTRTSDIGATLQQIAELTASGCQIVRVACPTQDDADALATIARKSQIPVIADIHFQPKYVFAAIDAGCAAVRVNPGNIKKFDDQVKQIARAASDAGTPIRIGVNAGSLDPRLLQKYGRATPEALVESALWEASLFEEHGFRDIKISVKHNDPVVMVNAYRQLAAACDYPLHLGVTEAGPAFQGTIKSAVAFGALLSEGIGDTIRVSLSAPPAEECKVGIQILESLGLRQRRLEIVSCPSCGRAQVDVYKLADEVSAGLDGMEVPLRVAVMGCVVNGPGEAREADLGVASGNGKGQIFVKGEVIKTVPESKIVETLIEEAMKIAEQMEQDGVASGAPDVTVS